The Papaver somniferum cultivar HN1 chromosome 3, ASM357369v1, whole genome shotgun sequence genome includes a region encoding these proteins:
- the LOC113355119 gene encoding uncharacterized protein LOC113355119, protein MVVLRSARKREIPSTEVFGWHVPKDLNAKPKKKRKYTFKQACDLVMPYAADAMRFYNNESGEKYELVEPGAMTPVVRRADLLHHVDFTAKKTDVADAPEEMFFAELATTNGVRCVKFCKCMGPIDSISGDKNNGCCYCTWYNVQHPKGGGFSRGGRGGFRDDSGSSSSSNSKSLPLTDASKLSLDGSKHSTDVSDWPNKQVPDVARHYVADAINFYNTISHKKYELVEPGSITSVPLEACILHHVGFTAKKTDVADAPEKMFFAELTTIGGVRAINLCQCMGRRDSISGDKNNGCCYCTLENIQHPEGGGFSRGGQGLFLDD, encoded by the exons ATGGTGGTTCTGCGTTCAGCTAGGAAAAGAGAGATTCCTTCGACGGAGGTGTTTGGCTG GCATGTTCCAAAGGACCTGAATGCGAAACCCAAAAAGAAGCGCAAGTACACATTTAAACAAGCTTGTGATCTGGTGATGCCATATGCAGCTGATGCCATGAGGTTCTATAACAACGAATCA GGTGAAAAATATGAATTGGTGGAGCCTGGTGCCATGACACCCGTGGTTCGCAGGGCGGACCTTCTTCACCATGTTGACTTCACGGCTAAGAAGACTGATGTTGCTGATGCTCCAGAAGAGATGTTTTTTGCAGAACTGGCAACTACCAACGGGGTTCGTTGCGTCAAGTTTTGCAAATGCATGGGGCCAATAGACTCAATTTCAG GAGATAAAAACAATGGCTGCTGTTATTGCACGTGGTACAATGTTCAGCATCCTAAGGGTGGAGGATTCTCGCGTGGCGGTCGTGGAGGATTCCGTGATGACAGCGGTAGTTCTTCTTCATCCAACTCCAAAAGTTTGCCTTTGACGGATGCGTCTAAACTTTCACTTGATGGCTCCAAGCATTCGACGGATGTGTCCGACTG GCCTAATAAACAAGTTCCTGATGTAGCAAGGCATTATGTAGCTGATGCCATTAATTTCTATAACACAATATCA CATAAGAAATATGAGCTGGTGGAGCCTGGTTCCATTACATCTGTGCCTCTTGAGGCATGCATTCTTCACCATGTCGGCTTCACGGCTAAGAAGACTGATGTCGCTGATGCTCCAGAGAAGATGTTTTTTGCCGAATTGACAACTATCGGTGGGGTTCGTGCCATCAACCTTTGCCAATGCATGGGGCGAAGAGACTCCATTTCAG GAGATAAAAACAATGGCTGCTGTTATTGCACGCTTGAAAATATTCAGCATCCTGAAGGTGGAGGATTCTCACGCGGCGGTCAGGGATTATTCCTTGATGATTGA